A genomic segment from Candidatus Neomarinimicrobiota bacterium encodes:
- a CDS encoding FAD-dependent oxidoreductase — HFKKRGINVHLEVFLVKLDKNRLYFKDGKTMPYDMCLLVPPYRGIPAMENSSLIDERGFVPVHMKNMLAKESEHGNIYAVGDCVGNPGPKQGHLAFMQATVAAEHIAWRVNQKGLVRMYLPEFRCVMDQGGGIGLYTYSQYMSEGDGLKIELGEEPYKSKIRFEEIFMEKKGDIGELHHQMMK, encoded by the coding sequence CCATTTTAAGAAACGCGGAATCAACGTTCACCTTGAGGTTTTTTTAGTAAAACTCGACAAGAACAGACTCTATTTTAAAGACGGTAAGACCATGCCCTATGATATGTGCTTACTGGTGCCACCCTATCGCGGAATCCCGGCAATGGAAAATTCTAGTCTAATCGATGAACGTGGGTTTGTTCCAGTGCACATGAAAAATATGCTTGCGAAGGAATCGGAGCACGGAAATATCTACGCGGTTGGAGACTGCGTTGGTAACCCCGGCCCAAAACAGGGACATTTGGCATTTATGCAGGCTACCGTCGCGGCAGAACATATTGCCTGGAGGGTTAATCAAAAAGGCCTCGTGAGAATGTACCTGCCTGAATTTCGCTGTGTTATGGACCAGGGAGGCGGCATAGGGCTATATACTTATTCGCAATACATGTCGGAAGGGGATGGGTTGAAAATTGAGCTTGGAGAAGAACCATATAAGTCGAAAATTCGATTCGAAGAGATTTTTATGGAGAAAAAGGGTGACATTGGAGAACTCCATCATCAAATGATGAAATAA